In Sphaeramia orbicularis chromosome 7, fSphaOr1.1, whole genome shotgun sequence, one genomic interval encodes:
- the LOC115422753 gene encoding spermatogenesis-associated serine-rich protein 2-like, with amino-acid sequence MAKKNSQRDTSGVVFDTRSKMVMSQGGTAERMKEKISAVRAVVPNKSNNEIVLVLQHFENCVDKAVQAFLEGSAVEILKEWNVTGKKKPKKKKKPKPQAEASAEPAPPEAIQESKDEINGFHANGSVMDGESLDSLSEQLDSASLDAAELDSEPASSETTGAEAESQGSAPSPASQPGGRNHQGPRGNKPRHRPGSNSHPPTSTLALSNDESQQGSSGVKKMAPNIDRSVKDLQRCTASLTRYRMVVKEEMDSSIKRMKQTFAELQSCLMDREVTLLGEMDKVKAEAMMILDARQKRAEELRRLTDQSASMSEEQLTELRADIKHFVSERKYDEDLGKAVRFTFDLEPMKTSISAFGSVYHPRTGYSNRSRCSSTSSSVTSPSQLETPPPTQTQSAPSENRPPPTKQIFQGNRRTFQGQGYHSGGQRYNGSSYHDRNAGRGNYRNQSDSGYSGPSSQHSNNSRGPAHPDRAPHHNGLPQRPPRTHCP; translated from the exons ATGGcgaagaaaaacagccaaaggg atACCTCGGGGGTTGTGTTTGACACTCGCTCAAAGATGGTCATGTCGCAGGGAGGAACAGCCGAGAGGATGAAGGAGAAG ATCAGCGCTGTCAGAGCAGTCGTCCCCAACAAAAGCAACAATGAGATTGTTCTGGTTCTGCAGCACTTCGAAAACTGTGTCGACAAGGCTGTTCAAGCTTTCTTAGAAG GTAGTGCCGTAGAGATCCTGAAGGAGTGGAATGTCACAGGAAAGAAGAAG cccaagaagaaaaagaagcccAAGCCCCAGGCGGAGGCTTCAGCAGAGCCCGCTCCACCTGAAGCCATTCAGGAGAGCAAGGATGAAATAAATGGTTTTCACGCCAATGGATCAGTAATGGATGGAGAGTCGCTGGATTCTCTGAGTGAACAGTTGGACTCTGCCTCTCTGGATGCAGCCGAGCTGGACTCTGAACCTGCTTCATCCGAAACCACTG GTGCAGAAGCAGAAAGTCAAGGAAGCGCTCCAAGTCCTGCCTCTCAGCCGGGAGGCAGGAATCACCAAGGTCCCAGAGGCAACAAGCCCAGACACAGGCCGGGCTCAAATTCACATCCCCCCACTTCCACTTTAGCACTTTCTAATGATGAGAGCCAGCAAGGATCATCAGGAGTCAAGAAGATGG CTCCCAACATTGACCGATCTGTGAAGGACCTGCAGAGATGCACAGCCTCACTGACCCGCTACAGGATGGTGGTCAAAGAGGAGATGGACTCCTCCATTAAGAGGATGAAGCAGACGTTTGCTGAGCTCCAGAGTTG TTTAATGGACAGAGAAGTGACTCTACTCGGAGAAATGGACAAAGTGAAAGCAGAGGCCA TGATGATATTAGACGCTCGACAGAAGCGAGCCGAGGAGCTCAGACGGTTGACGGATCAGTCGGCGTCCATGTCTGAGGAGCAGCTGACTGAACTGCGTGCAGACATAAAG CACTTTGTGAGTGAACGTAAATATGACGAGGACCTTGGGAAAGCTGTAAGATTTACATTTGATCTAGAGCCAATGAAGACGAGCATCTCGGCGTTCGGATCAG tctaCCATCCTCGTACTGGCTACTCAAACCGGTCCCGTTGTAGCTCCACATCCTCTTCTGTCACCAGTCCAAGTCAGCTGGAAACCCCTCCACCCACCCAGACCCAAAGCGCCCCCAGTGAAAACCGCCCCCCACCAACAAAACAG ATTTTCCAAGGTAACAGGCGTACTTTCCAGGGACAGGGCTACCATTCAGGCGGCCAGCGGTATAACGGTAGCTCCTACCACGACCGGAACGCTGGCCGTGGTAATTACCGTAACCAGAGCGACAGCGGCTATTCTGGTCCTTCATCACAGCACTCCAACAACTCAAGAGGCCCCGCCCATCCAGACCGAGCCCCTCACCATAACGGGCTGCCCCAAAGGCCTCCGCGGACACACTGCCCTTGA